The region ATTTCAATTATATTTCCTTCTACAATTCCTAATTCTTTATACAATCCCTTTGCATTTTCAAAAGTAGTGTATCTTTTACCTTTCATTTCTATTTGCAAGCTAACTAATTCGATCTTTTTTTTGCATAAATCATACATATTTGAGCTATTACTTATTATAAGTTCAGCCATTTCATTATCCATATTATTCTTTAAATTCTTTCTAGCTTCTTCAGAAACTGAACTCATTTGTTCTAAAATCATTTTTCTATCTTCAATCCAAATAATTGCATCTTGTTTAGTTTTAGTTTTTAAGATAGATAACACTAATTTATCAATAACATAAACATTATCTTTATAATTATTTTCATTTAAATAGGTCAATACTTTAAACCTTATTACTGGAGGAAGAATTGAAAAAGCACTAATAACAGGGTTATTATAACCAAATTCGTACTCCTCAAAATAGGTAATTAATAAATAGGCGTACATGTTGAATAAACTATCTACAGATTTCTCAAACTCATTATCTGTAAATTCATTAACATTTTGTGTATGAGTTGCATCATTACCAAGAAGCTTAATACTATCAATTGAATCTATTAAAAATTTATTATTATTAGTTTTTTTTTTAACTAATTTCCTTATCTCCGATCTACCTAATGTAAGAAATTCACTTTCTGAAAAATCTAAAATTCTTCTCAAAACAATTTCTGCTAATTGTCGAATAACTTTTAGTTTTCCTCGATTAGTAATTCCTTCAACATAAAAAGCATCATTTATACAATCTGTTGTCATTTGTTTAAATGTCTCATTATTAAATTTATCCATGTTACCATCCCTTAGTAATAATTTATTTTTCATCTCTAATCCTATAAATCGTATTCCTCGCCACATCCAACTCTTTAGAAATATGAGTTATTGGAACATCTTTCTCCAACATCTCAACTATCTTTTCATACGTTAAACGTTTCTGTTTATCAGTTGAATCAGAACTATAAGCCAAAGGACGTCCCTTGTACTTATCTTTTTCTTTAGCCAACTCAATACCCTGTCTTTGCCTCTCACGTATCTGTTTACGCTCATTCTCAGCCGTGTACTTGAACAGTTCGATGATTAGGTTATTCAGCAACCTCCGCAAGTTATCGTTTTGTATACCGCTTAAAGAGGGTAAATTAAGGATTTCAAGTGTTGCCCCTTTATCTTGTATTTGGTTCATAACACTCGTAACTTCTTTATTATTACGACCTAAGCGGTCAAGTTCTGCTGCAACTATTATATCATCTTCTCTAATATAGTTAAGCATCTCTTTTAATTGTGGTCGATTATTATCTTTCCCACTTAATTTATCCAAAAATATTTTAGTGACTTGCGCACGTTCTAACAATTCGAATTGTCTTTCTAAATTTTGTTCCTTAGACGAAACTCTAGCATATCCTATCTTTGTCATCGAAGTCCCTCGTTTCTAATTTTTATATAATGAACATGTATATTGAGCACTCTTAATCCATTATATATCAACAAACCACTACTGTATAGATAGGGTACACTTAAAAAGAACAAAAATAAACCCTAATTATAAAAAAGGGCTCTAAACTATCTTATGTTTTTGTATCTATCTCTTAAATGATTGGATATATTATAATGTAATCAACTTTTCATTCATATTTTCATTTAAAAATACCACCCATTCATCCACTAATTTAGATATTCCTTCTTAAACCGTGTTAATTCTATTTCCATCTTTTTCAATTCTTCTTTAATTTAAATATATCTGAAACTATTAACCTAATTATATTAACTTTTTAAAATCAAATCGCACACGCTTGTTACAATTTCATTCATTTGCATTACGTCAAAGCCATCTCCCTTAAGATAGTCATAATTTTTACGCATTTGTTTATTTATTTCTTTTTCAAAATTGTCTTTACATATATTTCGCAACTGAATTTTTAACCCTGATAAATTCCTGTGTGAGGACTAACTCTAATGTTAGGGCTAATACGACTTGCATTGCCGATAATTTTTATCTCTCTTTCTGCTGAAATATAGCTATATTGCTTATCATGCTTTGTGATAAAAACATAGTTCTCTCTCAC is a window of Vagococcus intermedius DNA encoding:
- a CDS encoding recombinase family protein — encoded protein: MTKIGYARVSSKEQNLERQFELLERAQVTKIFLDKLSGKDNNRPQLKEMLNYIREDDIIVAAELDRLGRNNKEVTSVMNQIQDKGATLEILNLPSLSGIQNDNLRRLLNNLIIELFKYTAENERKQIRERQRQGIELAKEKDKYKGRPLAYSSDSTDKQKRLTYEKIVEMLEKDVPITHISKELDVARNTIYRIRDEK